Proteins encoded within one genomic window of Triticum aestivum cultivar Chinese Spring chromosome 2D, IWGSC CS RefSeq v2.1, whole genome shotgun sequence:
- the LOC123053667 gene encoding probable long-chain-alcohol O-fatty-acyltransferase 4 — MAGGDLRSLAAVSAAVTAAMCYVRFAAGRLRPGLPRLAAFLPVLAALLFLPFAFRAIHPRAISGFFLAWLAEFKLLRLAAGQGPLHPSLPLPAFVAVASGPVRLRGDGPDKAQGTSSGLDLASSAVMAALLAVIVSLYRYQEVMNQYVLLTLYAFHVYLALELVLASAAAAARALLGMDLEPQFDRPYLSASLRDFWGRRWNLSVPAVLRPCVYRPVRARLGQPAGVLATFLVSGLVHELMFYYITLRPPTGEATAFFALHGACAVAEAWWARHEAWWRPPRLVATPLTLAFVLVTAFWLFFPPITRPGADKLVIAECEAAVAFVRDAGAWAAGSVRSVWTGRS, encoded by the coding sequence ATGGCCGGCGGCGACCTGCGCAGCCTGGCGGCGGTCTCGGCCGCGGTGACCGCGGCCATGTGCTACGTCCGTTTCGCCGCCGGGCGCCTCCGCCCGGGCCTGCCCCGCCTCGCCGCGTTCCTCCCGGTGCTCGCCGCCCTCCTGTTCCTCCCCTTCGCCTTCCGCGCCATCCACCCGCGCGCCATCTCCGGGTTCTTCCTCGCCTGGCTCGCCGAGTTCaagctcctccgcctcgccgccgggcAGGGCCCCCTCCACCCGTCCCTCCCGTTGCCCGCCTTCGTCGCCGTCGCCTCCGGCCCCGTCAGGCTCCGCGGCGACGGGCCCGACAAGGCTCAAGGCACGTCGTCGGGCCTGGACCTCGCCTCCTCCGCCGTCATGGCCGCGCTGCTCGCCGTCATCGTGTCGCTGTACCGGTACCAGGAGGTGATGAACCAGTACGTCCTGCTCACACTCTACGCGTTCCACGTGTACTTGGCCCTGGAGCTGGTCCTGGcgtcggcggccgcggcggcgcgcgCGCTGCTGGGCATGGATCTGGAGCCGCAGTTCGACCGGCCGTACCTGTCGGCGTCGCTGCGGGACTTCTGGGGCCGGCGCTGGAACCTGTCGGTGCCCGCCGTGCTCCGGCCGTGCGTGTACCGCCCCGTGCGCGCGCGCCTGGGCCAGCCCGCGGGGGTGCTCGCGACGTTCCTGGTGTCCGGGCTGGTGCAcgagctcatgttctactacatcACGCTGCGGCCGCCCACCGGGGAGGCGACGGCATTCTTCGCGCTGCACGGCGCGTGCGCGGTGGCGGAGGCGTGGTGGGCGAGGCACGAGGCGTGGTGGCGCCCGCCGCGGCTGGTGGCCACCCCGCTGACGCTGGCGTTCGTGCTCGTGACGGCCTTCTGGCTCTTCTTCCCGCCGATCACGAGGCCCGGGGCAGACAAGCTGGTGATCGCCGAGTGCGAGGCGGCCGTCGCGTTCGTGCGGGACGCCGGGGCCTGGGCGGCCGGCTCCGTCCGGTCGGTCTGGACTGGGCGCTCGTAG